The following are encoded together in the Mesoplodon densirostris isolate mMesDen1 chromosome 2, mMesDen1 primary haplotype, whole genome shotgun sequence genome:
- the LOC132478902 gene encoding 60S ribosomal protein L7-like: protein MLRKARRKLIYEKAKHYHKEYQQMYRTEIRMARMARKAGNFYVPVEPKLAFVIRIRGINGVSPKVRNVLQLLRLHQIFNGTFVKLNKASINMLRVVEPYIAWRYPNLKSVNELIYKRGYGEINKKQIALMDNVLIARSLGKYSIICMEDLIHEIYTVGKRFKEANNFLWPFKLSSPRGGMKKKATHFVEGGDAGNREDQIYRLIRRMN from the coding sequence ATGCTTCGAAAGGCAAGGAGGAAGCTTATCTATGAAAAAGCTAAGCACTATCACAAGGAATACCAGCAGATGTACAGAACTGAAATTCGAATGGCTAGGATGGCAAGAAAAGCTGGCAACTTCTACGTACCCGTGGAACCCAAATTGGCATTTGTCATCAGGATCAGAGGTATCAATGGTGTGAGCCCAAAAGTTCGAAATGTGTTGCAGCTTCTTCGCCTCCATCAGATTTTCAATGGCACCTTTGTGAAGCTCAACAAGGCTTCAATTAACATGCTGAGAGTTGTGGAACCATACATTGCATGGAGGTACCCAAACCTGAAGTCAGTAAATGAATTGATCTACAAGCGTGGTTATGGCGAAATCAACAAGAAGCAAATTGCCCTGATGGATAACGTGTTGATTGCTCGATCTCTTGGCAAATACAGTATTATCTGCATGGAGGATCTGATTCATGAGATCTATACTGTTGGAAAACGTTTCAAAGAAGCAAACAACTTCCTGTGGCCCTTCAAATTGTCTTCTCCACGAGGTGGAATGAAGAAAAAGGCTACCCATTTTGTAGAAGGTGGAGATGCTGGCAACAGGGAAGACCAGATCTACAGACTTATAAGGAGGATGAACTAA